The proteins below come from a single Dermatophilaceae bacterium Soc4.6 genomic window:
- a CDS encoding precorrin-2 C(20)-methyltransferase has translation MTSPHDRLPGRLYGVGVGPGDPELITLKAARIIAAADVIAYHAGTVRSSIARSIAADLIPPGTVEEELRYPVTTGKVDHPGGYHVWLAEFYEECAARLEVHLAAGRSVVVLAEGDPMFYGSFMYLHDRLAHRYPTEVVPGVTALSGATAVAAQSLSRHEDVLTVLPGTLPVPELARRLADTEAAVIMKLGRTFAGVREALRQAGVLDRAIYVERATRDGQRVLPVAEVDADTVPYMSIIVVPGRDLRSDSAGRASGTPTSLVVSEAQAPAPVPSAPAGRVAGTVHVVGLGPGPERWLTPDVSAVLARVTHVVGYGPYVQRVPQREGLTRHASGNTVEVDRARLALDLALSGEEVAVVSGGDAGIFGMATAVFEAAQDERYSAVPIDVYPGVTAATAAAALAGAPLGADWSMMSLSDRLKPWEVIESRLRHIAQADLVLALYNPRSRSRPDLLGRAQQVLLQVKSPDTTVVVARGVGRGDEALHVTTLGELDADQVDMTCLVIVGASSTQVTPSGRVWTPRTVPC, from the coding sequence ATGACCTCGCCCCACGACCGACTTCCCGGGCGTCTCTACGGGGTGGGCGTCGGCCCCGGCGATCCCGAGCTGATCACGCTCAAGGCCGCGCGGATCATCGCGGCAGCCGACGTCATCGCCTATCACGCGGGCACGGTCCGATCCTCCATCGCGCGTTCCATCGCCGCAGACCTCATCCCCCCCGGAACCGTCGAGGAGGAGCTGCGCTACCCCGTCACGACGGGCAAGGTCGACCATCCCGGCGGCTACCACGTGTGGCTCGCGGAGTTCTACGAGGAGTGCGCTGCGCGTCTCGAGGTGCACCTCGCTGCCGGTCGGTCGGTCGTGGTCCTCGCCGAAGGTGACCCGATGTTCTACGGGTCCTTCATGTACCTCCACGACCGCCTCGCCCACCGGTACCCCACGGAGGTCGTCCCCGGGGTCACGGCGCTGTCCGGTGCGACCGCCGTTGCGGCACAGTCTCTCTCACGCCACGAAGACGTCCTGACCGTCTTACCCGGGACGCTGCCGGTGCCGGAGCTCGCTCGCCGGCTCGCCGACACCGAGGCGGCGGTGATCATGAAGCTCGGTCGCACCTTCGCCGGCGTCCGGGAGGCCCTGCGACAGGCCGGGGTACTCGACCGCGCCATCTACGTCGAACGCGCCACGCGCGACGGCCAGCGCGTCCTACCGGTCGCCGAGGTCGACGCCGACACCGTCCCCTACATGTCGATCATCGTCGTCCCGGGCCGGGACCTGAGATCCGACTCGGCCGGCCGCGCGTCCGGCACGCCGACGTCGCTCGTCGTCTCGGAGGCCCAGGCACCGGCACCCGTGCCCTCCGCCCCCGCCGGGCGCGTCGCCGGCACCGTGCACGTCGTCGGTCTCGGTCCGGGCCCCGAGCGCTGGCTCACCCCCGACGTCTCAGCGGTCCTCGCCCGCGTGACCCACGTGGTGGGGTACGGACCCTACGTGCAGCGGGTGCCGCAGCGCGAGGGCCTGACCCGTCACGCCAGCGGCAACACGGTGGAGGTCGACCGCGCACGCCTCGCCCTCGACCTCGCTCTCTCGGGGGAGGAGGTGGCCGTCGTCTCCGGCGGTGACGCCGGCATCTTCGGGATGGCCACCGCCGTCTTCGAGGCGGCCCAGGACGAGAGGTACTCCGCCGTCCCCATCGACGTCTACCCGGGTGTGACCGCCGCGACGGCAGCCGCCGCCCTCGCGGGGGCACCCCTCGGTGCCGACTGGTCGATGATGTCGCTGTCGGACCGGCTCAAGCCGTGGGAGGTCATCGAGTCCCGCCTTCGGCACATCGCGCAGGCCGACCTCGTGCTGGCGCTCTACAACCCGCGGTCCCGCTCCCGCCCCGACCTGCTGGGTCGCGCGCAGCAGGTGCTCCTCCAGGTCAAGTCCCCCGACACGACCGTGGTCGTCGCCCGCGGCGTCGGACGCGGCGACGAGGCCCTTCACGTCACGACCCTCGGTGAGCTCGACGCCGACCAGGTCGACATGACCTGCCTGGTCATCGTCGGCGCGTCCTCGACACAGGTGACGCCGTCAGGCCGGGTGTGGACACCTCGTACGGTGCCCTGCTGA
- a CDS encoding HoxN/HupN/NixA family nickel/cobalt transporter, protein MPIHVHPQRTRWRREDWLEVAAYGTVIVLMHVVGFGLLVFVVAPQHLAVGTQVFGVGLGVTAYVFGLRHALDADHIAAIDNTTRKLMAEGGQPRSVGFWFAMGHSGMVFVLTGVLAFGSHAAATLSGNDSGVHIVLSTLGTVASGGFLLAMGLFNLIAFLGIWRVFRSMRHGPLDDEALERHLASRGLIVRLLGRIGQSIRHPWQMLPVGMLFGVGFDTASEVTVLVLAGMGAAAGLPWYGVLLLPLLFAAGMSALDFLDGLFMTVAYDWAFSHPVRKIYYNLSVTGLSVAVALVIGSIELVSVLRERFGVESWATDWIAGIDLGNIGVLVVALFVMVWAVAVSYWRWGRVEERWARAADPGRQARRD, encoded by the coding sequence GTGCCGATACACGTGCACCCCCAGCGCACACGCTGGCGGCGGGAGGACTGGCTCGAGGTCGCGGCTTACGGGACGGTCATCGTCCTCATGCACGTCGTCGGGTTCGGTCTCCTGGTCTTCGTCGTCGCCCCACAGCACCTCGCCGTCGGCACCCAGGTCTTCGGTGTGGGTCTGGGGGTCACGGCCTACGTCTTCGGTCTGCGCCACGCCCTGGATGCCGACCACATCGCCGCCATCGACAACACGACCCGCAAGCTGATGGCCGAGGGCGGGCAACCCCGGTCGGTCGGCTTCTGGTTCGCCATGGGGCACTCCGGGATGGTGTTCGTGCTCACCGGGGTCCTCGCCTTCGGCTCGCACGCGGCCGCCACGCTGTCAGGCAACGACTCGGGCGTTCACATCGTGCTGAGCACCCTGGGCACCGTGGCGTCCGGAGGCTTCCTGCTCGCCATGGGGCTGTTCAACCTCATCGCGTTCCTGGGGATCTGGCGGGTCTTCCGCTCGATGCGGCACGGTCCGCTCGACGACGAGGCCCTGGAGCGGCACCTCGCGTCGCGCGGTCTCATCGTCCGGCTGCTCGGTCGCATCGGTCAGTCCATCCGGCACCCCTGGCAGATGCTGCCGGTGGGGATGCTGTTCGGGGTGGGCTTCGACACGGCCTCCGAGGTGACCGTCCTCGTCCTCGCCGGGATGGGGGCGGCGGCCGGGCTGCCCTGGTACGGGGTGCTGCTCCTCCCGCTCCTCTTCGCCGCCGGGATGTCGGCGCTGGACTTCCTCGACGGCCTGTTCATGACGGTGGCCTACGACTGGGCCTTCTCCCACCCGGTCCGCAAGATCTACTACAACCTCTCCGTCACGGGGCTGTCCGTGGCCGTCGCGCTGGTCATCGGGTCGATCGAGCTCGTCTCCGTGCTTCGCGAGCGGTTCGGTGTCGAGTCGTGGGCGACCGACTGGATCGCGGGAATCGACCTCGGCAACATCGGCGTCCTCGTCGTGGCGCTCTTCGTGATGGTCTGGGCGGTCGCCGTCTCCTACTGGCGGTGGGGTCGGGTCGAGGAGCGGTGGGCTCGTGCCGCCGACCCCGGCCGACAGGCGCGGCGGGACTGA
- a CDS encoding SAM-dependent methyltransferase: MTVHFIGAGPGAADLLTLRAVRLLALSPVCLYAGTYLDAEVLSHCPEAVELVDTQHLDLDAITEHLVRASAEGRDVARLCSGDPSVFSAVAEQTRRLDAAGVPWDITPGVTAYAATAALVGRELTVPAVAQSVVLTRAQQDSTQMPSGETLAAFASTGATLVLHLAIRHTRRLARELVPHYGADCPVVVGSQVSQPGELVLRATLADVADQVETHGLRQTAVIIVGRALDAEGFLESHLYSRRQRPDPPTV, from the coding sequence GTGACCGTCCACTTCATCGGGGCTGGCCCCGGCGCCGCCGACCTGCTGACCCTGCGGGCGGTGCGGCTGCTCGCCCTCAGCCCCGTGTGCCTCTACGCCGGGACCTACCTCGACGCCGAGGTGCTCTCACACTGCCCCGAGGCGGTCGAGCTCGTCGACACGCAGCACCTCGACCTCGACGCCATCACCGAGCACCTCGTGCGAGCCTCGGCCGAGGGCAGGGACGTCGCCCGGCTGTGCTCCGGCGACCCGTCGGTCTTCTCCGCGGTGGCCGAGCAGACCCGACGGCTCGACGCCGCCGGTGTGCCGTGGGACATCACCCCCGGTGTGACTGCGTATGCCGCGACAGCCGCCCTGGTGGGCCGAGAGCTCACCGTGCCCGCAGTTGCCCAGTCGGTGGTCCTCACTCGGGCACAACAGGATTCGACGCAGATGCCATCCGGTGAGACCCTTGCCGCCTTCGCGTCGACCGGGGCCACCCTCGTCCTTCACCTCGCCATCCGACACACCCGTCGACTGGCCCGGGAGCTGGTGCCGCACTACGGCGCAGACTGCCCCGTCGTCGTGGGGTCACAGGTGAGCCAGCCCGGCGAGCTCGTCCTGCGGGCGACCCTGGCCGACGTCGCCGACCAGGTGGAGACGCACGGGCTGCGTCAGACTGCCGTCATCATCGTGGGCCGGGCGCTCGACGCCGAGGGTTTCCTCGAATCGCACCTCTACTCGCGTCGGCAGCGGCCGGACCCACCGACGGTGTAG
- the cbiE gene encoding precorrin-6y C5,15-methyltransferase (decarboxylating) subunit CbiE, with protein sequence MIDVVGLGDGGFADLIAGSRRLVLGAGVLLGGQRHLALVPPVEGQVRVPWPRPLAPGLVGLLEEHGAAGGPAGASVVVLASGDPLRSGIGTTLVNLLGADAVRFHPALSAVTLGRARMGWSAESTAVVTVVGRSLAPIRGHLDPGQRVVVLCSDGSTPAAVAALLCEAGCGDSVLTAWWHLGGAAEGGRTATASRWGQSPTPDLVVLCVLVDPEGALARPSLGPAPGRPESAFEHDGQITKRDLRASAVAHLRPVRGAHLWDLGAGSGAVGIEWALAAPGARTTAVERDSLRANRIRANAAALGADPVVQVVTAETADALPVLDPPDAVFFGGGLTIALVDRAWTALTPGGRIVAHAVTLATEAAVVDACTRLGGVLTRIAVEHALPLGAHLSWTPARPVVQWSATKPLRPVRGSPDHHPPQENS encoded by the coding sequence GTGATCGACGTCGTGGGACTCGGAGATGGTGGCTTCGCCGACCTGATCGCAGGATCGCGCCGCCTCGTGCTCGGCGCCGGGGTCCTCCTCGGCGGCCAGCGGCACCTCGCTCTCGTGCCCCCGGTCGAGGGTCAGGTGCGGGTGCCATGGCCGCGCCCCCTCGCCCCGGGCCTGGTCGGCCTCCTGGAGGAGCACGGGGCAGCGGGGGGCCCGGCGGGGGCGTCGGTCGTGGTCCTGGCCAGCGGTGACCCGCTGCGCTCCGGCATCGGGACCACCCTCGTCAACCTGCTCGGTGCCGACGCCGTGCGTTTTCACCCGGCCCTGTCGGCCGTGACCCTGGGCCGGGCCCGGATGGGCTGGTCGGCGGAGTCCACCGCGGTGGTCACGGTCGTCGGGCGGTCTCTCGCGCCGATCAGGGGCCACCTCGACCCGGGTCAGCGCGTCGTGGTGCTGTGCTCGGACGGTTCGACGCCGGCGGCCGTGGCGGCGTTGCTGTGCGAGGCAGGTTGCGGCGACTCGGTGCTCACGGCCTGGTGGCACCTCGGCGGCGCGGCCGAAGGAGGCCGGACGGCGACGGCGTCGCGCTGGGGACAGAGTCCGACACCGGATCTCGTGGTCCTGTGCGTGCTCGTCGACCCCGAGGGCGCGCTGGCCCGACCGTCGCTCGGACCGGCTCCTGGAAGGCCGGAGTCGGCCTTCGAGCACGACGGTCAGATCACCAAGCGTGACCTGCGTGCCTCCGCCGTGGCCCACCTGCGGCCCGTGCGCGGCGCCCACCTGTGGGACCTCGGGGCAGGGTCGGGCGCTGTGGGGATCGAGTGGGCGCTCGCCGCGCCCGGCGCCAGGACGACGGCAGTCGAGCGGGATTCTTTGCGCGCCAATCGAATCCGGGCCAACGCTGCTGCGCTCGGCGCGGATCCCGTCGTCCAGGTTGTCACCGCGGAGACGGCAGACGCCTTACCGGTGCTCGACCCACCTGACGCGGTCTTCTTCGGCGGCGGCCTCACGATTGCTCTGGTCGACCGGGCCTGGACAGCTCTGACACCCGGGGGGCGAATCGTGGCGCACGCCGTGACGCTGGCCACCGAGGCTGCGGTCGTCGACGCCTGCACGCGCCTGGGGGGTGTCCTGACCCGCATCGCGGTCGAGCACGCTCTGCCCCTCGGCGCCCATCTGTCGTGGACGCCAGCCCGGCCCGTTGTCCAGTGGAGCGCTACCAAGCCGCTACGCCCGGTCCGCGGGTCCCCCGACCACCACCCACCTCAGGAGAACTCGTGA
- a CDS encoding VWA domain-containing protein, whose product MPRYPFSAIVGADDMALALVLTTVAPDVGGVLVRGEKGTAKSTMVRALADVLPRQLVVSGCRFGCDPAHPDPSCPDGPHPREAPTTTRPARLAELPVGATEDRVIGSLDLSRALGAGETAFEPGLLAAAHRGILYVDEVNLLHDHLVDLLLDAAAMGRNTVERDGVSVSHAAQIVLVGTMNPEEGELRPQLLDRFGLTAEVTASREPAERVEVVRRRLAYDADPEGFTHGYAEPESVLRDRILAAQAALPLVRLSEWALTTIATVCAGFEVDGMRADLVTARAARAHAAWEARTEVTREDIRVAARLALPHRRRRNPFDAPGLDEDLLEFLLGDDEHEPEPEPEPDGPPPGGIGPEDSDDTDGSDGSDGDAPQADARMPPAATSTRPPDSPGTTDGPADPAPAEGTPQDSDAAPGPQPTATVVADSRPPYRARRLQVRGVGEGDAGRRSRAITSWGRTVGATTTGTGRLHLPATIAAAAPHQAGRGRTGRVVLHSDDLRHRVTQGREANLVLLVVDASGSMGAQQRMSDVKTAVLSLLVDAYQRRDRVGVVTFRGDGAVLALPPTSSVEAAARCLTDLPHGGRTPLAEGLRTAARVLEIERIRDSRLRPLLVLVTDGRATSGPDALVRARWVADRWRATGVDAVVVDCEAGRFRMGLAADIAHRMGADHLPLGEVAAATIVSVIRERKAA is encoded by the coding sequence GTGCCCCGCTACCCCTTTTCCGCCATCGTCGGCGCCGATGACATGGCGCTGGCCCTGGTGCTCACCACCGTGGCACCCGACGTGGGCGGCGTCCTCGTCCGCGGCGAGAAGGGGACCGCGAAGTCGACGATGGTGCGGGCCCTGGCCGACGTCCTCCCGCGCCAGCTCGTCGTCAGCGGATGCCGGTTCGGCTGCGACCCCGCACACCCCGACCCGTCCTGCCCCGACGGCCCTCATCCGCGCGAAGCCCCCACGACCACCCGGCCGGCCCGTCTGGCCGAGCTCCCCGTCGGCGCCACCGAGGACCGCGTGATCGGCTCGCTCGACCTCTCCCGCGCCCTGGGCGCCGGCGAGACCGCGTTCGAGCCCGGGCTGCTCGCGGCGGCCCATCGCGGCATCCTCTACGTCGACGAGGTCAACCTCCTGCACGATCATCTGGTCGACCTGCTGCTCGACGCCGCAGCCATGGGCCGCAACACCGTCGAGCGGGACGGCGTGTCGGTCTCGCACGCGGCCCAGATCGTGCTGGTGGGGACGATGAACCCCGAGGAGGGCGAGCTGCGTCCGCAGCTGCTCGACCGCTTCGGCCTCACCGCGGAGGTGACCGCGTCGCGCGAGCCGGCCGAGCGGGTCGAGGTCGTGCGGCGGCGGCTGGCCTACGACGCCGACCCCGAAGGGTTCACGCATGGGTACGCCGAGCCCGAGTCCGTCCTGCGCGACCGGATCCTGGCGGCGCAGGCGGCATTGCCCCTCGTCCGTCTGAGCGAGTGGGCCCTGACCACGATCGCGACTGTGTGCGCCGGCTTCGAGGTCGACGGGATGCGGGCCGACCTCGTCACCGCCCGCGCCGCGCGGGCCCACGCCGCGTGGGAGGCACGCACCGAGGTGACGCGTGAGGACATCCGCGTCGCCGCCCGGCTCGCGCTCCCCCACCGTCGTCGACGCAACCCGTTCGACGCCCCCGGTCTCGACGAGGACCTTCTGGAGTTCCTCCTCGGTGACGACGAGCACGAGCCGGAGCCCGAGCCCGAGCCGGACGGCCCGCCCCCCGGAGGCATCGGCCCCGAGGACAGCGACGACACCGACGGCAGCGACGGCAGCGACGGCGATGCCCCGCAAGCCGACGCCCGCATGCCTCCTGCGGCCACGAGCACGCGACCGCCCGACAGTCCCGGGACGACAGACGGCCCGGCAGATCCTGCACCCGCCGAGGGCACCCCTCAGGACTCCGACGCGGCCCCTGGGCCGCAGCCGACTGCGACCGTCGTCGCCGACTCACGCCCCCCCTACCGCGCGCGCCGCCTCCAGGTGCGCGGGGTCGGCGAGGGCGACGCCGGTCGGCGCAGCCGCGCCATCACCTCCTGGGGCCGGACCGTCGGGGCGACGACGACCGGCACCGGTCGTCTCCACCTCCCCGCGACGATCGCAGCCGCGGCACCCCACCAGGCCGGGCGCGGTCGCACCGGTCGGGTCGTCCTGCACTCCGACGACCTGCGGCACCGGGTGACCCAGGGTCGCGAGGCCAACCTCGTCCTGCTGGTCGTTGACGCGTCAGGGTCGATGGGTGCGCAGCAGCGGATGTCCGACGTCAAGACCGCCGTGCTCAGCCTGCTCGTCGACGCCTACCAACGACGCGACCGCGTCGGTGTCGTCACCTTCCGGGGCGACGGTGCCGTCCTCGCCCTGCCGCCGACGTCGTCGGTCGAGGCCGCTGCCCGGTGCCTGACCGACCTGCCCCACGGTGGACGCACCCCGCTCGCCGAGGGCCTGCGGACCGCCGCGAGGGTCCTCGAGATCGAGCGGATCCGTGACTCCCGTCTCCGGCCGCTCCTCGTCCTCGTCACCGACGGCCGGGCCACGAGCGGCCCCGACGCGCTGGTCCGTGCCCGCTGGGTCGCCGACCGGTGGCGCGCCACCGGAGTCGACGCCGTGGTCGTCGACTGCGAGGCCGGACGCTTCCGGATGGGGCTCGCCGCGGACATCGCCCACCGGATGGGCGCCGACCACCTACCCCTTGGCGAGGTCGCCGCCGCGACCATCGTCTCCGTCATCCGTGAGAGGAAGGCCGCCTGA
- the cobO gene encoding cob(I)yrinic acid a,c-diamide adenosyltransferase: MAQGRPPVEAADGQTTRQRRASPLVVVHSGAGKGKSTAAFGLALRGWSQGWPIGVFQFVKSAKWRIGEEGALMALDELHRTTGQGGPVEWHKMGSGWSWSRKVGTEEDHAADAREGWAEIQRRLASQAHTLYVLDEFTYPMKWGWVDVDDVVEALKARPGYQHVVITGRDPDPRLVAIADVATEMTKVAHPFDRGQKGQKGIEW, from the coding sequence ATGGCCCAGGGACGCCCACCCGTCGAGGCCGCCGACGGCCAGACCACCCGCCAGCGCCGCGCCAGCCCGCTGGTCGTGGTCCACAGCGGCGCAGGCAAGGGCAAGTCGACAGCTGCCTTCGGGCTGGCCCTGCGAGGCTGGAGCCAGGGCTGGCCCATCGGGGTCTTCCAGTTCGTCAAGTCCGCCAAGTGGCGCATCGGCGAGGAGGGGGCGCTGATGGCCCTCGACGAGCTGCACCGTACGACGGGGCAGGGGGGTCCGGTCGAGTGGCACAAGATGGGCTCGGGCTGGTCCTGGTCGCGCAAGGTCGGCACGGAAGAGGACCACGCGGCCGACGCTCGCGAGGGGTGGGCCGAGATCCAGCGACGCCTGGCCAGCCAGGCCCACACCCTCTATGTGCTCGACGAGTTCACCTACCCCATGAAGTGGGGCTGGGTCGACGTCGACGACGTCGTCGAGGCGCTGAAGGCCCGTCCCGGCTACCAGCACGTGGTCATCACGGGGCGTGACCCCGATCCGCGGCTGGTGGCCATCGCCGACGTCGCGACCGAGATGACGAAGGTCGCCCACCCCTTCGACCGCGGCCAGAAGGGTCAGAAGGGCATCGAGTGGTGA
- a CDS encoding cobyrinate a,c-diamide synthase, with product MRIPRLVIAAPASGHGKTTVAVGIMAALSRQGHTVAPAKVGPDYIDPGYHALATGRPGRNLDPWLTSPELVVPLLLHGFRTPEAADVAVIEGAMGLFDGQLGTEGFASTAHIAKLTRSPVLLVVDISAASRTVAAIVHGLRTFDPEVGVVGVVLNKAGSPRHAQEVRRSVERTGLPVLGVLPRDAGVTAPSRHLGLVPADERHDARDSLDRLAEQTAAHLELDAILDLAHTAPDLDGAPWCAPLVTRSGPPRVVAVAGGRAFTFRYTETDELLRAAGCEPVVFDPAVDPALPPGTSGLYLGGGFPEAHAAALARNTTLLGQVRDAVAAGMPTVAECAGLLYLAQSLDDQPMVGAIPTTAAMSPRLTLRYVRATLTADGLLGPAGTAVTAHEFHRTATSPTADPVGGWSVDGTLNGFALDPARTGRPTLHASYLHVHWAGTPSLARSFADAVHRFDALRPAGSVAPASEAVPEPAAPAPGKPPPNLRVADPGPLDLDHHGDAEVRGDHGLVDLAVNVRVPAPPPWLADVIRATTATLGSYPDVAAARAAVARRHGVPEEMVLLTSGGAEAFTLIARAVPGRHPIVVHPQFTEPEAAMRRAGRVPDRLVLTASRGFTLDASLVDPRCDLLFVGNPTNPTGVLHPRETVRRLRAPGRLLVVDEAFADAVPGERESLIGTDLTGVLVLRSLTKTWGIAGLRAGYVVGDPALVAALAEQQPQWSVSTPAAAVMAATATPEALREAEDAARVLTRQRAHLVHGLKTIGLRPVPGAAPFVLVEVGRGVREELRNSGFAVRRGDTFPGLDEGWVRLAVRDAATTDALVHALVQVRSALEDAARVSS from the coding sequence GTGAGGATCCCCCGCCTCGTCATCGCCGCCCCGGCCTCGGGGCACGGCAAGACGACCGTCGCCGTGGGCATCATGGCCGCCCTGAGCCGGCAGGGTCACACCGTGGCCCCCGCGAAGGTCGGTCCCGACTACATCGACCCGGGCTACCACGCCTTGGCCACCGGTCGTCCCGGACGCAACCTCGACCCGTGGCTCACCTCGCCAGAGCTGGTGGTCCCGTTGCTGCTGCACGGTTTCCGGACGCCGGAGGCTGCCGACGTCGCCGTCATCGAGGGCGCCATGGGGCTCTTCGACGGACAGCTCGGCACCGAGGGCTTCGCCTCCACCGCCCACATCGCGAAGCTGACCCGCTCGCCCGTCCTGCTGGTCGTCGACATCTCCGCCGCCTCCCGCACCGTGGCCGCGATCGTCCACGGCCTGCGCACGTTCGACCCCGAGGTGGGTGTCGTCGGCGTGGTGCTCAACAAGGCCGGCAGCCCGCGCCACGCGCAGGAGGTGCGTCGGTCGGTCGAGCGCACTGGTCTCCCCGTGCTCGGGGTCCTTCCTCGGGATGCGGGAGTCACCGCGCCTTCACGGCACCTCGGCCTGGTGCCAGCCGACGAGCGGCACGACGCGAGGGACAGCCTCGACCGTCTCGCCGAGCAGACGGCCGCCCACCTCGAGCTCGACGCCATCCTCGACCTCGCCCACACAGCGCCGGACCTCGACGGCGCACCGTGGTGTGCGCCGCTCGTGACGAGGTCGGGGCCACCGCGAGTCGTCGCCGTGGCCGGTGGGCGGGCCTTCACGTTCCGCTACACCGAGACCGACGAGCTGCTACGCGCTGCGGGGTGCGAGCCCGTCGTCTTCGACCCCGCGGTGGACCCAGCGCTCCCGCCGGGCACGTCCGGGCTGTATCTCGGCGGCGGCTTCCCTGAGGCGCACGCCGCAGCGCTCGCCCGCAACACGACACTGCTCGGCCAGGTCCGTGACGCCGTCGCGGCTGGCATGCCGACCGTGGCGGAGTGCGCCGGTCTTCTCTACCTCGCGCAGTCGCTCGACGACCAGCCGATGGTGGGAGCCATCCCGACCACTGCGGCCATGAGCCCACGGCTGACGTTGCGCTACGTCAGGGCCACCCTGACGGCCGACGGGCTGCTGGGGCCGGCCGGCACGGCGGTCACCGCCCACGAGTTCCACCGCACGGCGACGTCCCCGACCGCGGACCCCGTCGGTGGCTGGAGCGTCGACGGTACGCTGAACGGCTTCGCGCTCGACCCCGCGCGCACCGGCCGCCCGACCCTGCACGCGTCCTACCTCCACGTGCACTGGGCCGGCACCCCGAGCCTGGCGCGGTCGTTCGCCGACGCCGTGCACCGCTTCGACGCCCTGCGTCCCGCGGGGTCCGTGGCTCCCGCGTCGGAGGCGGTCCCCGAGCCGGCCGCACCCGCGCCCGGGAAGCCCCCACCCAACCTCCGGGTCGCTGACCCGGGCCCCCTCGACCTCGACCACCACGGCGACGCCGAGGTGCGCGGCGACCACGGCCTGGTGGACCTGGCCGTCAACGTGCGGGTCCCGGCCCCACCACCCTGGCTCGCCGACGTCATCCGGGCCACGACGGCCACTCTCGGCTCCTATCCCGACGTCGCCGCTGCTCGCGCGGCCGTCGCCCGTCGCCACGGCGTCCCCGAGGAGATGGTGCTGCTCACCAGCGGCGGCGCGGAGGCGTTCACCCTCATCGCCAGGGCGGTGCCGGGTCGCCACCCGATCGTCGTGCACCCGCAGTTCACCGAGCCCGAGGCTGCGATGCGGCGTGCCGGTCGCGTGCCCGACCGCCTCGTCCTCACCGCTAGCCGCGGCTTCACCCTGGACGCGTCTCTCGTCGACCCGCGGTGCGACCTGCTCTTCGTCGGCAACCCCACCAACCCCACCGGGGTCCTCCACCCGCGAGAGACGGTGCGTCGACTGCGAGCACCCGGACGCCTGCTCGTCGTCGACGAGGCCTTCGCGGATGCCGTGCCCGGCGAGCGGGAGAGCCTGATCGGCACGGACCTCACCGGCGTGCTGGTCCTGCGCTCGCTCACCAAGACCTGGGGCATTGCGGGGTTGCGGGCCGGCTACGTCGTCGGCGACCCCGCACTCGTCGCCGCCCTGGCCGAGCAACAGCCCCAGTGGTCGGTGTCCACACCGGCTGCGGCCGTCATGGCAGCGACGGCGACCCCGGAGGCGCTGCGGGAGGCCGAGGACGCGGCACGGGTGCTCACACGGCAGCGGGCTCATCTCGTGCACGGCCTGAAGACGATCGGTCTTCGACCCGTCCCGGGCGCGGCTCCCTTCGTCCTCGTCGAGGTCGGCCGAGGGGTGCGAGAAGAATTGCGGAACAGCGGTTTCGCTGTTCGCCGTGGAGACACATTTCCCGGGCTCGACGAGGGCTGGGTGCGCCTGGCCGTCCGAGACGCGGCCACGACCGACGCGCTCGTTCACGCCCTCGTGCAGGTGCGGTCCGCGCTTGAAGACGCGGCAAGGGTGTCGTCGTGA